GCTCTCTGGAACAACAAGAAAAAGCAAGTATCACTTATGACAGACCCAAAATCAACTGCATATTTTCAGTTAATCCACCAATACTCATATTAAACAAAACTTGGTATATAAAACTAATATATCCTGCTATAACTGTAAACAACTTAAGTGTCTAAGATGTAACTTGTTTGATTCTTTGAAACCTGTACCTAAGATGTCATCAAATCAGTctcaaatatttctcaaatgtCATTTGAATAAAAGTTCATGGAattataaagttaaaattttgAATGGGACTCCAGGGATTAGCTAATCAAATCAGAGACTTAAGTTATTTGCCCAAAGTGCTCTAAGTAGTTAGGGCAGAAATGAGTAGAACAAGAATTAAAGTTCTTCTAATTCCTGACCTTAATCTTGCCACCTACTATCCCACCTTGCTTTTCAGGGCTCTGACAACATAGTTACCACCATCAAaattctttcaattaaaataaactacTCACTAAGTATATAGGATATACATAACAAGTTGTGACAGTGAGATATCCTTTaagaaggaagcaaggaagacagaaagggaggaagggaaagaaagaaaagaaaaaaaaagctaatggCAGAATTTGATTCCTATTTCTACTGTCCCCAGAAGTTTAATGCAAGAGCTGTGCTCCTGACATTCTGGGATAACTTGAATTTCTGTAAACATGTTCATTTTTTACAAACCTTCACCAAAAAGTTGGAAATGCATACACCATTGTGAATAAACATTGGCACATTTGCTAAAATCATACGGactatatcttttttatttcttcattgctAGCATGAAGCCTGCCTACCAGCATCAAGTTCTCAGTATGAATGAAGAGGAacgatgaatgaatgaaactgtTCATGGGTGGGCTTGATGTGACTCCTGCCCCTCCTGGGGGCACCATGAAACCCGTGGTTTTGAGTTTTGTATTTTCAGCCAGGTTTATCAAGTCACCCTTAGGTGAGCAGTCAGACTCTGGTGTGCCGATGCTCCGTAACAAAGGCTTCAACTCGTGGCAGAGAGTCAGTCTGATCATTTACACTGAGAGCATCACTGTCTGGATTACCAAAAGGCTGGCATTGAAACTTGGTATAGGAGTCTCTAAGGAAAGGAAATCAACATTTGAAGACAGCCTCATGACAAGATTCAAGGTTCGGGCTATACATATGGGTGCCTAGAATAGTTGAACAAGATAATATAAAGCTGAGGTAGGTTGGAGACAGAAGGTGATGGCGAAGGTTACATCATGGGAAGTAGCTAGTTCATACTGAAATTACTTAGAGCCTAGATTTAGTTAACAAACTACTGTTCTCTAATATGTATGGCATTCTATGAACGCAGATTCAGTGATAACAAAGCAGAGCTGGGTCAAGGCTGCACCCTGAGCAGGACACACTCAGGGTCCGAGTAGACAGATGGGCTGAGAGCAGGAACCAAGTGCCAAGGCCATCAGGAATCAACTGTCTTCAGTCATCAGGGCAAGAGGCAGGCTCTGAGGCACATTTTGACTAAAGAGGAAATAGCAGTGGAGGGCAGTGAGAAACAGACTGAACAGTAGCAGGGAATTAGGAAGCCCTTTAAGGCTGTGGCATCCTGGGTAGGAAGGACTTTGTGGTCAGGGAGCACCCCATCTCTGGATGAATAAAGTATGATCTGGAGTTTCCTAACAAGATGGTGCCAATCCATGCAGTCTCAGCATTATGTGCTCAAAGCCTGTACTgtttaacagaaaaataatataaaccaGATCTGCAATTTAACATTGATGCAGCtgtattctaaaaaataaagagaaacagggggaattaattttaatatatttttatttaaccaatatatccaaaatattattatCTTAATACGTGACTCTAGGCATATTACAAGTGCTCAAATTTGTGGCTAGTGGCCACCATACTGGACATTGCAATTCTTAAACCATGCTAAAATCAGAATAAAGGGTTTCATAACTACCCTGTACTTTCAAGGTCACTGAAAGCTTTTGTTACTGTAACATCTCAAGTTAGTTTCTACTATTACAGTTTAATGTCTTAAAGAAGAACATCTTACAAGCCTAGGTTTGAGTCTGGCCTCTACTGataactgtgtgatcttgagcaagttacttaacctctttaagtctcagttttctcacctgtcaaaaagagcaaaacaaatagcttccttaaaaaaattatttcaagaagTAAATAACTAGGTCCCTAGGAGGCACTCACCAAACAGCTGCTCCTTTTGCTGCTTCATCACTTCAGACATTACATCTTTCACCACCTTCTCGTGAAGAAACTGTTTAGCATTCAAGTCTCACCTCTGGTGGTTTTAACTCTTCTCCCATCATAAGTCTACAACCTCTAATATCCACACTTCTTATCACACTCTGATATCTGAGATACACCAGCTCTgaccttttccctttcctctttcttcttctataaacataaaatattcaaTAGGCCTGCTTCTCTGGTTTGGTGGTAATTTGGTGGAATGGGAATCCTTATTGGTTTCCAACACAAGGAATGTCACCTGACCAGTAGCCCAGCTGAGCTCAGGGTTCAGATACAGAACCCAAAGTACATCCATTACTGTCcctcataaagaaaataataatcaccTCGAACCCTACAGACTGTAAAAGATTCCAGTCTACTCATTTCCAAACCCAGATCCTACAGTCCCTGGACCTAAAGAAGAGGGAGCAGGTCTATAAATTAACTGACAACTGCTATGTGCATTACAGGGCACAATAAAACTGTATCTTTCATGCTCTCTGCTCTTTCTTCCACAGCGTGCCAACACAGACAATACAGCACCGTTATCAGCTGTGCTGGCACACTGCGTTAATCTTTAATGGTTTTGTGCGTGAGCGAGTTGTTTCTGCAATTAGATAGCAACTTGAAGACAAGGATCAAACTTTCAGAGAAAGCGAAATCTCCCAGGGTCAATGTATTCACCCCTGTATCTTCCACAGATCTGTGCACACAGCAGGGACTCAAGTGATACCTCTATCGTTGCTTAACTACACACGGAGGTTTTCTAGCCTGTGGAAACTAGTGTGGAGAAGCAAAGGAATGCAGGTGTGTGGACCAGCTGTCCGAGGTTCTGAGCGGCGCTCATCAAATTCTGCAGCACACAGTGTTCCCCTGGCCTCCTACCAGCACCACTGCCTTAAAGGCAACCAACCTCCTATTCCCAGGCCTGCAGGTATGTTTCTGTTATAGTTGAGTCAGCAAAGGAAGGGCCCTAAAACCACTCAAAACCCCCAGCACTCTTCAACAGACGGTTTTCCTAAGCGTACAGAACTAGTCCCGCCCGTACAGCTGAATCACTGCCAGTCCAGACCCCAGATTTCCTGCCACCTGACCCAGCGCCCTTTCCTTGACACACACACTCCGCATTTCAAGGGCACGACCTCTTTTAAAACTCTTGCAAGATCTTCAACCTTCAAGATCTCCAGTGGTGATTCTCCAAATACATAAACTAAATACAACCGACGCGGGGAGGAAAAGGGTAGGGAGGGACGAAGTACGAGAGCTAGGCAAGAGACCTTTTTCTTCCCTCGTTCAAAATTCAAACTACTGCTTCAGGCATCTGCTTCCCTTGAGAGAACCCCTGCTGGGTGCCAAGGTTGGGTTGGGTCCTGAGATGGGGGAAGATACAGAAAACGGTAGGATCCCAAACACATATCCCGTGCTTACCACGATCACCACTTTGGGAGTGGGCCCCTTAACCTCTCTCTGTACGATGCCAAACCGCTGGCTGTACATTTTGGAGCTCCCTCGGGTCGGGGGCGGTGTCCGCCGCGGTTCCCCAACCTCAGGTACCAGCGGGACGAGCTCGTGAGATGCACAGGTCTGGTTGCCAGTGTTGCGCCTCGGGGGTCTAGGGACAGGTGAATGGGGCGGAAGTTGGTTCCGTTACCATGGTGACCACAGAAGCGGGCACTCGCAACTTCCTCTTGGAGTGGAAGAGTGAGTCTGCGCAGCCCTCACCCCGCCCTTGGCCATGTCTCCCGCCGACTTCACTCCCTTACTGCTAGCAGAAAAAAGCCTCCTTAACCCGAAGTGAAGTCGAAGATTTAATTACATTCCAATTGATTTTGCTATTTATATCCTGTAATGTCTAGAAGCATGAGAAAAGTTAGCGGACACTTTGTAGAATGGTCAAATTTTGAGACCATCTCTAAGTTAACCTTCAGGGCAAATCATCACATGACAACCTTATTCGCTTAGTTCTTTACAGGAATTTAAAGGTATTTTCACACATAAAGCCTTTCAGTCTCACAAATACTTGACTGATGGAACAGCGGGTATTATCCTCATCTTACTGCTAAAACAAGCTGAGAGTGCCTAATTGGTTTGTCAGCTAACCCAACCAGTAGTGACAAATTTGTTAATAAAACCAGGAAACCAGGGCTTACACTCGAGGAACACTAGGATGGGGGGGCAGCGGCACGATCTGACTGGGCACAATAAAGACCAGGGCCAGGACGTGGATCAGAATTTCGGTGATCAGGCTCTGGCATTCTGGAtcccaggcagaaaaaaaaacaacacaagtgAGGAAACCTAAAAGGGGCCCTCAGCACAGGTGGAGACTACAGGTGAACTTCCGCTCAAGAGCAAActggtgagtgagtgaaagtcgaaatcttgcccgactctttgcgaccccatgaactatacagttcatggaattctccaggccagaatactaaagtgggtagcctttcccttctccaggggatcttcccaacccacggatcgaacccaggttttccgcactgcaggcggaatctttaccacctgagccacaaaaAGTGGAAGGTAATACCTAAAAGTCAAATAAGAATGGCACTTTGGTACTTTCTGCAATGGGGATGAACACGGaactttaacagaaaaaaaaattagaacctaGTAGGTCACTGACGTGTAATAACAAAAGCACAACTAGTACTGCGTATCCCAATTTAAGACCGCAATTTACTATAAACCAGCATTCCCTAATCATTTGTAATCCGCCCACTTCGGATTTTGCATGCGGCATGTTTCCAGGTTTGAACTCCATTTCCTGAATTGTTCGTTCAGCCTTTCAGCCACAAAATAACGTCTCctcttttgaaatttctttttaataattctcATTTTGTCTTTTATCTCCTATAATGCTTCTTCTTTCAACTGAAGTTCGGTAAAATACTCATTTTCATTTACTGCTAAGAGTTTACGTAGcctgaaacaaaagaaagaaaagaaattagacGATCGTCTCCGCTCCCTGGACGGGGTCCTGAGGGCTAGTTGCTGGATCCTCGATTCCCACGGGTGCCTGGCCCGCTGGCTGATCTGGTCTGGTGACACCACACCCTCAGAAGGGCGGTGACGCCCTCGGCCTAGGGGCGCGGCTTGGTAAAAGCCGAATTCTCGGGCGCCCGTTGGGAACCTCCGAGGTCCACAGCCTGGAGGGTGCCATCAACGTGAATTTTCGGCGACACGGGAAGCGGAATCTCGGCGACACTCGGCGGCCCTGGAACGTCCCGGCGTCGGTCCTGAGCTCCTTGCGCTGCGCCCTCACCCCGGGCGTGTCCCGTAATTTAATCCCGCTTCGGTTTCGCCCGCGGAGCCACTGTGAAGAGGGGAGTCGGCCTCCCTCTGCGCTGATTCTGGACCGCCTCGGCCCAGGGGAGGCCACGCCCCAGGGATACGGGGTTGAGGGGCAGGGTCTCTCCAGCCCTGGCCGGAGGACCAGGGTCCAGGCGCCAGCGCCCCCTGGTGGGCGTATTCGGAGGGTAGCGGGACCGGCCCTGGCACGACGACCGTCTCAAATCCCAGGGGGCTCTAGAAGTGATTCACCCAAGATCCTTGAATAGAACCTGACCTCGATCTTGCCACCCACTTTCTACACTAGTTTCTCAGAGGCAGTCTATCAGCACTTAAGCACCATTAAGATACTCCCACCCGAGACACTAAGTATATATAAATCAGTAAACGGgacaataaaaatcatttaaaaataattttaaaatagaacagCATAAACTATTATTTCCAATGCCTATTGTGCCCCAACAAGGTCACGCAAGGGCTGTCCTCCCAACAGTTTCCTGAATTCTGTATTTTCACCATTAAATTCCACGATAAAGTTGGAAATTCATCATTTGTAAATACATATTGATGTATTTAATAAAACTGCATGGACTATATCTTTCTCATTCCTGAATCTCAGTATTCTAAGTACAGTGTCTACCCTGGGTCAGGCTCTCGATACCTGAATGAATGACACAAAAATAGCCGAGACCAGCAAGTTTTTTCTGGATGGGCTTGACAGAATTTCTGTACTTGCTGGGGTCACCATGAAATCCATGGTCTTCAGCTTGCATTTTCAGCAACGCAGCTTTACCAAGTTATCCTCAGGTGAGTTCTGAGACCCTTAGGAGCTGATTCATGGCAGGGTGGCTTTATAACGTGTCACCTTGACTAGGCTACGTTTCCCAGTATCCCCTTCCCTGCATGCTTCCAGTTAGGACGGGCCACGAGAGACTGTGCGTGGGAACTGGAGGGCAGACGCGAAGCAGCAGCGCACTCGGAAGGTTGCTGCAGGAGCACCAGGCACCGTTGCAGTTCACACATGTCATTTATCTGCTGGCTCACCTCGTTGGTATGGGGCAACAGTCAGGCCTGCAGCCAGGCCTGCAGCTGCTCCACCTTCCCCAGGATCTTCCTTCAGCTTTTCTAACTCCTGGACCAGATGCATATTTAACTCTGTGATGAAGGGCACCAGCTTCTTCTGCAGGACACCCACGTCATTGAAGTTGGAGGTGGTGAGAGGCTGACATGGCTTTCAGGCCATCCTTGCGGTTTCCAGCTCGTGCTCTTGGGCGCCAGTGTGTCCTCCGTCTCCCACATTTTACATCCATCTTCCCTTCCCGATTGCCTGCCCTGCAGACTTCAAGCTCCAGCATTAGATGCAAAGACAACAGCCTTATACAGACTGTTCAACCAGCTCCCACAATTGCATAAGATCAAATCACCTACAATAAATCCCttaagataatatacatatttatatatacatatacacacatacataaaatctTTATATTAGTAGTGCTGCTTTTCTGATTGTATCTTGACACACACAGTAACCAGACTTTATCTCATGAGTCAGAATGCTATTCTCAAATTTCATTTAGGGCATCACTGTCAAAATACCACCAGAATATGAGGATTGGGTGGTTGGATCCTGGGAGGGAGCAAATCAGTATGAGAAAATTATCCAGTCTTGACTCTGGCTGAAATAAGTAGGGTGAGGCAAAGAAAGGAGCAGAGAAGGGGGCAGAGGGCTGTAAATGAGTTAAAAGTAGAGAAATGCTTACTCTACCTCTGAATTCTCTAAAGCTGCAAGGCTGGGACTACAGTAAGCAAAGGAGGCACATAGGCTACAAATTTAGGAGGCCAGCACTCAGTCCCAGCCCAGTAAAGCTAAGTAATGAATCACACATGTAATCTTTTTGGCACTTTATGAAGAATTGGAAAGTGAGGCAGGGCTGAGCCAAGACTGGCCCTTAGGCGGGACTTGAAGCAGGAGCTCCGACTCCTAGAAGACAGGGGCTGAGAGTAGAAACCAAGTACAAAGGTCATCAAGGGACAGGGCAGGTGAGGTGTGAGGAAACATGAGCCAGGCCAGGAGCGTTCATTCTGAAGACTGCTTTGGCTGAGGGTAGGGAGTGACGGTAAGTATCAGCTGTGGGGAAAGATGCCCTTTTGGGTTTGAGGAATCCTATGTGGCACCCAAGGCCTGGGAATAACCCAGTCTCAGGAGGCATGCGTGCTCTGACAAGGTGGCACGATCCACACTGTCTTGGTGTTTCCTATGCCACCCCAGGGGCAGCAGTTTCTAAGGGGTTTGTTGTTATGCTTAGAATTCACTTTTGTCAGGTCGCTGGAAACTTGTTAATATGACACTATCACACACTACTGGATATAGGTTACAGTTAACAGTTTAGTGGCTTAACTTAAAAACAAGGCTTTTACAACCTGGGCTTGATCTTGATCCTAGGCTCTATTGATACTAGCTGTTCAACACTGGACAAGTTATTTAGTTTCTCTGAATCTCATTTTCCCTtctgcaaaaatgggcacaatcaATGCCATTCTAAAACGATGTTTTTGAGGATTAAACCAGGTCCATGGGAGGAACTCAACGAACAGCAGTTCCTTTCCTCATTTATTCACATTACATTCCCAATACATTCTGAACTGCTGTCTCCCTGAGGAAATGTTTAGAGACACTACCAGGCCTCATCCAAATCCATTTAGAATTATTTATGATGATGGCTTGTTTAGGCCGAAGGTGGCTTTAATCACGTCGGCTCTCCCATCCCAGCTCCCCCATCTTTAATATCCACACTTCTTATGACACTCAGGCTCCTGGGGTTTGCACTGGTTGGAGGAGATGCACCAACTTTCTActctttgtcttccttttctgCTTATTTCCTCTATAAGCTCAGAGTACTGAACAGGCCTGCTCCTCTGGTTTGGTGGTAGGTTTTCCCAGTTCCTACTGACTCCCACACAAGCCCTGGCAATCCATCTATCGTCCAGCCTCTGAGCAGATCAGTGTTGTCTCTGATAAAGTCGGTCTGTAAGTATCACCTTGAGTCCTACAGTCTGCAGAAGCCTCCAGTCTACTGCTTTCTACCTCCAGGTTTTTTAAGGTCCTTGGACCTAGAGAAGAGGGAGCAGGTCTGTATGTTGAATTAGGTTCCCTATGTGCAAAATGAAGCATCACAAAACCATTTCCTACTCTTCCATTTCCCTCTAATTATCCCTTCCCTCTCTTCTACAATCTTCCATTGCAGACAACATAGCACATCATTACTGTTCTGTTAATATGTAATGACTTCATGCATAGGGGAAATGGCTTCACTACTTGGATTAtaagctccctgaaggcaggaatcctgtgtctcctgaaagTTAAGCCTCCCAGGGTCACTGATTCACCGCTGTGTGCCCAGCAGGGTCTCAATCAGTACTTCAGTACTTGCCCAAGTACAGGTGGAGCAGTTTCTGGCCTGCAGACATTAGTCCACAGGAACAAAGGAATACAGGGGTTCAGGTCAACAGTTTACGCTGCCTGTCTGGGCTCCGTCAGGGTTCTCATCAGTCCTGCAGGAGGCAGCATTCCCCTGATCTCCTCCCACCAGCCCAGTCCTAcagtcctcccacctccctatcctTCCTTCCACTGCCACACCTGTAGGGACAGTTCTGTGCAGCAGCTGAAACAGTTAATGACCTCAACAGGCTCCAGAAAATCTCAAGAAACACAGCCTGATTCCTTCCACTGAGGATACTCAAGTTGTGTGTGGGCCCCAATCACAAAGCCATCTCAGAACCAGATCTCCTGACCACCCCCCACTGACCAGCCCACCCATTCATCTCTTGGAAACTCCACAGGCCTTCAAGACCCCAAATGATGATTCTCTGAATAAGAAATTGTAAGTCTGACCCCTGTGGATTTTCTTAAGGATACGGGGGAAAAGCTTTCCTTATCTTCCCTTTCTTTCCAATCTCAACAAAGGGTACCAACTCTTCTCCTGCCATCAGCTCCTGTAACCCTCCTCAAGGAGAGCCCTGGTCCAGACCTCAGGAGAAATCTCTAAGGTCCTGCACACACTCCATCACTGACGGTGACAAGAGCAGTCCCATGGGGCCTTTACCTCCCACTACCCCATGTCAAAACGCTGACTGCGCTCATGACTCAGGGCCCACATCTGGCCAGAACCCCCCGTTCCATCCCGACCCCTCACAGTGTGGGGCACACCTTGGCAACCAGACTGCTGTGTCCCGGAGGCGGGATCCACCCAGGCTGAAAATCTCCGTGATCTGGGGAAGAATTAACATCAGGGTCACCATGACTGGTGGGCCTCAAACAGGGTCAGGACAGGGTGGGGTGTCCCCCAGCACTGACCACGGGCGTGccagcccctcctgcctcctcctctgggGCCAAGTCAGAGGTGGAGTCATCCTTGTTGTCCTCCTTGTCCtcctcagggtcaggtggctcttgCTTCACTGATGGCAGGCCTGGGTCTACTGCCTGGGAGAGGCGGGAAATGGGCAGTTGTCAGAAGGGCAGGGCTGGCCTGAGGAAAGTGTCCCTACCAGCCAACCTGTCCCTGTGCTGACACTCCCATTCTGTCACACCTGAGCACAGAAAAACCATCTTGTCTACAGACCTTTCCCATTCCTCACAGACTTCCATTTTTCTGTTAACTGGGCAGCAAAGCAGGCCACACTAGTTGCCTGGGGAGGGTGAGGCATCTGTCAGACAGGCGGGATAATTCTGTGAGAGGCTGTAATCAGCACACCTATTACTGTGTTCAAAGAAGCACCATCATGGCTCCCCATCACTCTGCTCACAGACCACCCGTCACTGACCCCCACCTTGCTGGGGCAGCTGGGCAGCAATACAGGAGAAGTCAGGATGGCTGTGCCCGGTGTCCAGTCTTCCTGGGCATCCGCCTTCTCTTGCTTCACCTGGGGTAAGGCCACAACCCAACTCAGGCCAGGGCACTGGGCCTCCTGTGTGAAGGAGGATGGCAGCAGACTTGGTCCCAGCTTCCCTGCACGAGGCTGGGTGGGGTTGGAAAGGGCAGGAGAAGGCGGGACCCTCACCTGCAGCCGAGCTTCTGTGGCAGCCGAGGCTGGGCCAGGCACTGGCACGGGGCTGCTCGCACCCTCCCGTAAGAACACAAGGTCAGTGCCAGGTGGGGGCAGCACAAAGCCGCCGCCCGCTTCCTCCTTCACTGGAGTCTGGGCTCGGTCTGGTTGAGCTGCGGGTGTGGCCAAGGGAGGCTTCAGGGTCTGACCCAGATGGGGCCTTCGAGTAGAGCCAGGCCTCTTTCGACAAGGGTGAGCTGGGGGTGGTGATGCCCCATCTTCGGACTCTGCCCAGACACTTGGCAGGAGCCGCTTCTGTGAGGAGAGGTGGCATGTTATGGCCACCAGGTACAATACTACCCTGCCCTGATCGATGCACCCAACCCCGTTAGTCTCAGCAGGGAATTTCCTTATGGACAAGCCCCTCATCACAAAGGCTGTGAATCTCCTATTGGCAATGATAGTTCctcccagtttcctcatttatcccAGCACAACATCTGCTAACTGGTGGCAAACCCACTGCCCCACCCACCACTCTGAAGCCACAGGACCCACCTGGCCTGTCCCCACTCACCCTCCAGGcctgcctgcccctcccaggCATCGGGTGGCAGGGGGCACGAGTGGGAGACTGGCACTATTCCTCCCACCCACCAGACCCTTCCTGCTACACCCACCATAGCAAACTGCAGGCACTGGCGCCAGCGACACTTCTGGCGCTTCTGGTTGCTGCCCCCGAATTTGGGCTTGTCACAGCAGAAGTCGCAGTGGCCACAGTCCATCCGCCGCAGGCAGGCTGCACAGGCCCCACACTTGCGGTTCTGCCGACGGTTTGTGTAAGGCTGCTGGGAACAGGGGGTGTGGGGGCTGTCACCAGGATAGTGACAGTGCTGTTCCTGTTCCTCGTCCACCAGCCCCGCTGGAGGGAACTGGTTCGACATTAGTCTTAGCCTGGCTCCCCACTAGTCACACCTCCGTGTCTGCGAGTCCAGCACCAGGCAATATTGTTGTATTGAAAGGCCCTTAATACCATGAGGACGGTGGCTGCTTCAACGCGGTATCCATCGTTCTATCTGCTGGTCCCCCACTAGCTACCAAGATAATGTCTCTGACCCCCACCTCCAGCAGAATTTTGCAGATGCTCCATTAGCTCCCATCACTGCGCCTGGGAGTCCTATGCAGACTTCAGGCACTGTGCCAGCTTTTCCTCTGCAAGCCCCATCAGAGCGTTGGTTTATCTGACACCAGGTCCTGTGACTGCACCTGGGGATCCCATATTAGTTCCTACCCCACTGTCTGCTCAGCCCATACTAGTGTCCATCACTGTGCCTTACTACTCCCCTATTAGGCCCATTGCAGCATCTGCTTCTGTGGGTTAACCAAGCGCCCTGGGAGAGTCTAGGCTTATTCAGGTAGGGTGAGGCCACTCACTAGCTCGTCCTCGTCTACACAGTAATAGATGAATTCAGCAGGTGGCGAGGGGGCCAGGGCTCTGGGGTGCTGCAGAGGCAAATGGGGTGGGGTCAGGGCAGGTAGTTGGTGAGGTTACGGTTGTGCCGTCCCCCTGCCCACCAGGGCCTCACCAGCTCTGGAGACTCTGGAGGCTGcggtggaggaggtggaggaggtggaggcgGTGACTGGGCTCGGGGTGGACGCCGCCGGGGCACCACCTTGGAGTCGCAGCCTCCCCTGCGGCGGCCATGTTTACCCTGCGAGAAAGGCAGAGGCAAGTTTAGGCTTGGTGGCACAGGCAGACACGGAGCACCGCCCCCACCTCAGGTGTGCAGAAAGCATGCGAGGGGAACAGGCAGGCAGAATGTGGGCTGGGGCACTCACAGCAGGGGGAGCCACAGCGAGGGGAGGGCGTCGTTGACATCGCTGATGGTGGCGCCGGAGGCGGTGGGCAAGGTGCTGGCAGACAGGGGCAGGTAGGTGGAGCCAGAGAGGTGAGTGTGaggtgggggagaaaaaaagacatgaGGTGCGCAAGGCCAGTTGGAAAGAAGGAAGCAGGAGCACCTCTAACAGCAGAGTAAGCTCTGCCCCAGCCACCATCTGCACCCCCACTCTGACTTACCCGGAGGCAGCGCCGCTGGACGCACTTCCACTGGCGCCGGAGCCCGGGGCGGGGAGGGCGAAGGCAGACTCGACAGCGGCCACAGTCCTCTCGG
This genomic stretch from Muntiacus reevesi chromosome 4, mMunRee1.1, whole genome shotgun sequence harbors:
- the MBD1 gene encoding methyl-CpG-binding domain protein 1 isoform X19, which encodes MAEDWLDCPALGPGWKRREVFRKSGATCGRSDTYYQSPTGDRIRSKVELTRYLGPACDLTLFDFKQGVLCYPSPKAHSLAITSRKRKKPSKPVKARKCQVGPQKSEVRKETPRDDTKADTDTVPASLPAPGCCENCGISFSGDGTRRQRLKTLCKDCRAQRIAFNREQRMFKRVGCGECTACQVKEDCGACSTCLLQLPRDVASGLFCKCERRRCLRIVERSRGCGVCRGCQTREDCGRCRVCLRPPRPGLRRQWKCVQRRCLRHLAHRLRRHHQRCQRRPPLAVAPPAGKHGRRRGGCDSKVVPRRRPPRAQSPPPPPPPPPPQPPESPELHPRALAPSPPAEFIYYCVDEDELQPYTNRRQNRKCGACAACLRRMDCGHCDFCCDKPKFGGSNQKRQKCRWRQCLQFAMKRLLPSVWAESEDGASPPPAHPCRKRPGSTRRPHLGQTLKPPLATPAAQPDRAQTPVKEEAGGGFVLPPPGTDLVFLREGASSPVPVPGPASAATEARLQEAQCPGLSWVVALPQVKQEKADAQEDWTPGTAILTSPVLLPSCPSKAVDPGLPSVKQEPPDPEEDKEDNKDDSTSDLAPEEEAGGAGTPVITEIFSLGGSRLRDTAVWLPRLRKLLAVNENEYFTELQLKEEAL
- the MBD1 gene encoding methyl-CpG-binding domain protein 1 isoform X16; its protein translation is MAEDWLDCPALGPGWKRREVFRKSGATCGRSDTYYQSPTGDRIRSKVELTRYLGPACDLTLFDFKQGVLCYPSPKAHSLAITSRKRKKPSKPVKARKCQVGPQKSEVRKETPRDDTKADTDTVPASLPAPGCCENCGISFSGDGTRRQRLKTLCKDCRAQRIAFNREQRMFKRVGCGECTACQVKEDCGACSTCLLQLPRDVASGLFCKCERRRCLRIVERSRGCGVCRGCQTREDCGRCRVCLRPPRPGLRRQWKCVQRRCLRHLAHRLRRHHQRCQRRPPLAVAPPAGKHGRRRGGCDSKVVPRRRPPRAQSPPPPPPPPPPQPPESPELHPRALAPSPPAEFIYYCVDEDELQPYTNRRQNRKCGACAACLRRMDCGHCDFCCDKPKFGGSNQKRQKCRWRQCLQFAMKRLLPSVWAESEDGASPPPAHPCRKRPGSTRRPHLGQTLKPPLATPAAQPDRAQTPVKEEAGGGFVLPPPGTDLVFLREGASSPVPVPGPASAATEARLQEAQCPGLSWVVALPQVKQEKADAQEDWTPGTAILTSPVLLPSCPSKAVDPGLPSVKQEPPDPEEDKEDNKDDSTSDLAPEEEAGGAGTPVITEIFSLGGSRLRDTAVWLPSLQGRQSGREDGCKMWETEDTLAPKSTSWKPQGWPESHVSLSPPPTSMTWVSCRRSWCPSSQS
- the MBD1 gene encoding methyl-CpG-binding domain protein 1 isoform X23; the protein is MAEDWLDCPALGPGWKRREVFRKSGATCGRSDTYYQSPTGDRIRSKVELTRYLGPACDLTLFDFKQGVLCYPSPKAHSLAITSRKRKKPSKPVKARKCQVGPQKSEVRKETPRDDTKADTDTVPASLPAPGCCENCGISFSGDGTRRQRLKTLCKDCRAQRIAFNREQRMFKRVGCGECTACQVKEDCGACSTCLLQLPRDVASGLFCKCERRRCLRIVERSRGCGVCRGCQTREDCGRCRVCLRPPRPGLRRQWKCVQRRCLRGKHGRRRGGCDSKVVPRRRPPRAQSPPPPPPPPPPQPPESPELHPRALAPSPPAEFIYYCVDEDELQPYTNRRQNRKCGACAACLRRMDCGHCDFCCDKPKFGGSNQKRQKCRWRQCLQFAMKRLLPSVWAESEDGASPPPAHPCRKRPGSTRRPHLGQTLKPPLATPAAQPDRAQTPVKEEAGGGFVLPPPGTDLVFLREGASSPVPVPGPASAATEARLQVKQEKADAQEDWTPGTAILTSPVLLPSCPSKAVDPGLPSVKQEPPDPEEDKEDNKDDSTSDLAPEEEAGGAGTPVITEIFSLGGSRLRDTAVWLPRAGNREGKMDVKCGRRRTHWRPRARAGNRKDGLKAMSASHHLQLQ
- the MBD1 gene encoding methyl-CpG-binding domain protein 1 isoform X20 — translated: MAEDWLDCPALGPGWKRREVFRKSGATCGRSDTYYQSPTGDRIRSKVELTRYLGPACDLTLFDFKQGVLCYPSPKAHSLAITSRKRKKPSKPVKARKCQVGPQKSEVRKETPRDDTKADTDTVPASLPAPGCCENCGISFSGDGTRRQRLKTLCKDCRAQRIAFNREQRMFKRVGCGECTACQVKEDCGACSTCLLQLPRDVASGLFCKCERRRCLRIVERSRGCGVCRGCQTREDCGRCRVCLRPPRPGLRRQWKCVQRRCLRGKHGRRRGGCDSKVVPRRRPPRAQSPPPPPPPPPPQPPESPELHPRALAPSPPAEFIYYCVDEDELQPYTNRRQNRKCGACAACLRRMDCGHCDFCCDKPKFGGSNQKRQKCRWRQCLQFAMKRLLPSVWAESEDGASPPPAHPCRKRPGSTRRPHLGQTLKPPLATPAAQPDRAQTPVKEEAGGGFVLPPPGTDLVFLREGASSPVPVPGPASAATEARLQEAQCPGLSWVVALPQVKQEKADAQEDWTPGTAILTSPVLLPSCPSKAVDPGLPSVKQEPPDPEEDKEDNKDDSTSDLAPEEEAGGAGTPVITEIFSLGGSRLRDTAVWLPRAGNREGKMDVKCGRRRTHWRPRARAGNRKDGLKAMSASHHLQLQ